In Xylanibacter ruminicola 23, a single genomic region encodes these proteins:
- a CDS encoding Rid family hydrolase, producing MNQKLSHIDFEQAGADVFCFDNGTQVREYHAIIRVQQACLPFAQQVEAVLNAYNSLLAQLPGAQAVFKRYFLSDAANQADAIVVNDVTDCAKSIIQQAPLDGTKVALWVWLMTDVQTSMTQSELYEVSHGQFRHLFNASAHNLAANSEYQMRLLFNEYIMQLAQERCTLADNCIRTWLFVNDIDLNYGGVVRARNQVFFTQGLTVNTHFIASTGIGGRQQDPNVLAQMDNYAIAGVRPEQVHYLYAPTHLNRTSDYGVSFERGTMVSYADRRHVFISGTASINNKGEVMYPNDIVKQTQRMWENVEALLVEADCNFDDVAHMIVYLRDVADYQLVRSLYAERFPGKPCVIVHAPVCRPGWLIEMECMAVKAVCLPNMPQF from the coding sequence ATGAACCAGAAACTATCTCACATAGATTTCGAACAGGCTGGGGCCGACGTGTTCTGTTTTGATAACGGAACGCAGGTGCGCGAGTATCATGCCATCATTCGCGTGCAGCAGGCGTGCCTTCCGTTTGCCCAGCAGGTCGAGGCTGTGCTGAATGCCTACAACAGCTTGCTGGCCCAGTTGCCTGGTGCGCAAGCCGTATTTAAACGTTATTTTTTAAGCGATGCAGCCAATCAGGCCGACGCTATAGTAGTAAACGATGTTACCGACTGTGCCAAGAGCATTATCCAGCAGGCTCCTTTGGATGGTACCAAGGTGGCGCTGTGGGTGTGGCTCATGACCGATGTGCAAACCTCTATGACGCAGAGTGAGCTCTATGAGGTTAGTCACGGCCAGTTCCGCCATCTGTTTAATGCCTCGGCTCATAACCTGGCAGCCAACTCCGAGTATCAGATGCGCCTGCTCTTCAACGAGTATATCATGCAGCTGGCTCAGGAGCGCTGTACGCTGGCCGATAACTGTATCCGTACCTGGCTGTTTGTCAACGATATCGACTTGAACTATGGTGGTGTGGTACGTGCCCGCAATCAGGTGTTCTTCACCCAGGGGCTTACTGTCAATACCCACTTCATTGCCTCTACCGGTATCGGTGGTCGCCAGCAGGATCCTAATGTGCTCGCCCAGATGGATAACTATGCCATCGCTGGCGTGCGCCCCGAACAGGTGCATTATCTCTATGCGCCTACCCATCTTAATCGCACCAGCGATTATGGTGTATCGTTCGAGCGAGGCACCATGGTAAGCTATGCCGATCGCCGCCATGTATTCATCTCAGGTACCGCCTCTATCAATAATAAGGGCGAGGTGATGTATCCCAACGATATCGTGAAACAAACCCAACGTATGTGGGAGAATGTCGAGGCACTGCTGGTCGAGGCCGATTGCAATTTCGACGATGTAGCCCACATGATTGTTTATCTGCGCGATGTGGCCGATTATCAGCTGGTGCGCAGTCTCTATGCCGAACGGTTCCCAGGCAAACCCTGTGTCATCGTTCATGCGCCGGTGTGCCGCCCCGGGTGGCTCATCGAGATGGAGTGCATGGCCGTTAAGGCCGTGTGCTTGCCCAACATGCCTCAGTTCTAG
- a CDS encoding DUF721 domain-containing protein, protein MFKRDVHNVKDLILKNLRAQGLETPLLQKRLMDSWAEVVGEFVANYTESMYIRNQTLYVHLTNPAMRADLSMMRREIVNKLNAHVGTQVIADVRFN, encoded by the coding sequence ATGTTTAAGCGCGACGTACATAATGTAAAAGATTTGATTCTGAAGAATCTGAGAGCACAGGGACTGGAGACGCCCTTGTTGCAGAAACGACTGATGGACTCGTGGGCCGAGGTGGTTGGCGAATTTGTGGCCAACTACACCGAGAGTATGTACATCAGAAACCAAACACTATACGTACATCTGACCAACCCTGCCATGAGGGCTGACCTATCGATGATGCGCAGAGAGATAGTAAACAAACTGAATGCCCATGTGGGCACTCAGGTAATAGCCGATGTAAGGTTTAACTAA
- the recF gene encoding DNA replication/repair protein RecF (All proteins in this family for which functions are known are DNA-binding proteins that assist the filamentation of RecA onto DNA for the initiation of recombination or recombinational repair.), with protein sequence MILEKLSVINYKNIAEATLDFSPKINCLIGQNGVGKTNVLDAIYYLSFCHSANNPIDSQVIRHGAEFFVLEGAYEGDLHIYCGMKRGTKKHFKRNKKEYRRLSEHIGLIPVVVVSPSDTLLIEGGSEERRRLMDMVIAQYEHGYMEAMNRYNKALQQRNAMLKLDEEPNLDVISLFEEQMAYEGERIYKSRKAFVEELTPIFQRIHETISGNREQVALNYVSHCQRGPLLEVIQRDRFKDRAIGYSLHGVHRDDLEITLGGHLMKREGSQGQNKTFVIALKLAQFDFLKRTNSKTTPLLLLDDIFDKLDAQRVEQIVKLVAGDDYGQIFITDTNRDHLDLILSRQTLDYKIFHVDKGEITETQKDV encoded by the coding sequence ATGATTCTAGAAAAGTTATCGGTCATCAACTACAAAAACATAGCAGAGGCCACACTGGATTTCTCGCCCAAAATCAACTGTCTGATAGGACAGAACGGGGTGGGAAAAACCAATGTGCTGGATGCGATTTACTACCTGTCGTTCTGCCATTCGGCCAATAATCCTATCGACTCGCAAGTGATACGTCATGGGGCCGAATTCTTTGTGCTGGAGGGCGCCTACGAGGGCGACCTGCACATTTACTGTGGCATGAAGCGAGGCACTAAAAAACACTTTAAGCGCAACAAGAAGGAGTATCGCCGACTGTCGGAGCATATCGGACTGATACCGGTGGTGGTGGTATCGCCATCAGACACCCTGCTGATTGAGGGTGGCAGCGAGGAACGACGCCGCCTGATGGACATGGTGATTGCCCAATACGAACATGGCTATATGGAGGCCATGAACCGCTATAACAAGGCCCTGCAGCAGCGTAATGCGATGCTGAAACTTGACGAGGAGCCCAACCTGGATGTAATCAGCCTGTTTGAGGAACAGATGGCCTACGAGGGGGAGCGCATCTACAAGAGCAGAAAGGCATTTGTTGAGGAGTTGACACCTATCTTCCAGCGCATTCACGAAACCATCTCGGGTAATCGCGAACAGGTGGCACTGAACTACGTGTCGCATTGCCAGCGCGGTCCGCTGTTGGAGGTGATACAGCGCGACCGATTCAAGGACCGTGCCATAGGTTACTCGCTGCATGGTGTACACCGCGACGACCTGGAGATAACCTTAGGCGGGCACCTGATGAAACGCGAAGGCAGTCAGGGGCAGAACAAGACGTTTGTGATTGCCCTGAAGCTGGCACAGTTCGACTTCCTGAAGCGTACCAATTCGAAGACTACCCCACTACTGTTGCTCGACGATATTTTTGACAAGCTGGACGCCCAGCGCGTGGAGCAAATAGTAAAACTGGTGGCAGGCGATGATTACGGACAAATTTTTATTACCGATACCAATCGCGACCACCTGGACCTGATACTGAGCCGGCAGACGCTGGACTATAAGATTTTCCACGTAGATAAGGGAGAAATAACAGAAACGCAGAAAGATGTTTAA
- a CDS encoding AsmA family protein — MKPLRLAFKLLAAFLLLVVLLVGAGVVLVNTKAFQQRVLKQTTQMLSERLQTQVSIDSVDIRFMAQQLRLYGLHVADQQQRPLLTVRQAGVDVDISELLGNKFTIKDVELSGARALLLKPSKDSVSNFQFIIDAFKKQPKAKRDTTVAPRKRIQFDIHSVRLNDIQVTYNQLSLQLAQALIKGRKGKYQAQAQLQLATDNHKPRKNAGKPKRGFFDVGHLNVTCHFKAAIDATEKDTLRLNLSELQARDSITGIDIRNLQAQVRLAGKKLLLNNVQVQQKHTQLHIAHAAMQLPSKRDSIPLSFSTGPIAGTVYLQDISRAFAPVLSKFTLPLQLSCTMSGNQDVLSFRQVKVGTADKRLAITATGDITNLKSKEKLTVLFHVNRMTAKSGIKERIISQFPVKRLMMAQLHNLGNISYVGSFRVIRKEERFWGTLGTAVGSLKFQFWLDERNKYVVGNASTRKLHFGKVMGMKDVGPLAAKADFKIDISKPRTAAMRRKLGGKLPIGAVNATIDDCSYKGVHVRNVAVTVNSNGAEATGDVIQRGNWRDISCSFSFTDTNQMHKLKVSRGRMKFHKMTDEAKQAKRERKEARKAERQAKRDAKKAEKAAKKAEKSKKKSFLFF, encoded by the coding sequence ATGAAACCCCTTCGCTTGGCCTTCAAGCTGCTGGCAGCCTTCCTGCTGCTGGTAGTATTGTTGGTGGGTGCAGGTGTGGTGCTGGTAAATACCAAGGCTTTCCAGCAGCGCGTGCTTAAGCAAACCACCCAGATGCTGAGCGAGCGCCTGCAAACGCAGGTAAGTATCGATAGTGTCGATATCCGCTTTATGGCACAGCAGCTGCGCCTGTACGGACTGCATGTAGCCGACCAACAGCAGCGCCCCCTGCTCACTGTCCGCCAGGCTGGGGTAGATGTAGATATCAGCGAACTGCTGGGTAATAAGTTTACCATCAAGGATGTCGAGTTGTCGGGGGCCCGCGCCCTGTTGCTCAAGCCCTCCAAGGATTCGGTATCCAACTTCCAGTTCATCATCGATGCCTTTAAAAAGCAACCCAAGGCCAAACGTGATACCACTGTGGCGCCCCGCAAGCGTATCCAGTTCGATATTCACAGCGTGCGCCTGAATGATATCCAGGTAACCTATAATCAGCTGTCGTTGCAGCTCGCCCAGGCCCTCATCAAGGGGCGCAAGGGTAAGTATCAGGCGCAAGCCCAGTTGCAGCTGGCTACCGATAATCACAAGCCCCGCAAAAATGCAGGCAAGCCCAAACGCGGATTCTTCGATGTAGGTCATCTCAATGTCACCTGCCATTTCAAGGCCGCTATCGATGCCACCGAAAAAGACACTCTCCGCTTAAATCTCTCTGAGTTGCAGGCCCGCGATTCCATTACCGGTATCGATATCCGCAACCTGCAGGCCCAGGTGCGCTTGGCAGGTAAAAAGCTGCTTTTAAACAATGTGCAGGTACAGCAAAAGCACACCCAGCTGCACATTGCCCATGCTGCTATGCAATTGCCCAGTAAGCGCGATAGCATCCCCCTCAGTTTCAGTACAGGCCCCATCGCTGGCACCGTTTATCTCCAGGATATCTCGCGTGCCTTTGCCCCCGTGCTCAGTAAGTTCACGCTGCCCCTCCAGCTCAGCTGTACTATGAGTGGTAATCAGGATGTGCTCAGCTTCCGTCAGGTAAAGGTTGGCACCGCCGATAAACGCCTGGCCATCACTGCCACCGGCGATATCACCAACCTCAAGAGCAAGGAAAAGCTCACCGTGCTGTTTCATGTCAACCGGATGACGGCCAAGAGTGGTATCAAGGAGCGCATCATCAGTCAGTTCCCCGTTAAGCGCCTCATGATGGCGCAGCTTCATAACTTAGGTAATATCAGCTATGTGGGTAGTTTCCGTGTCATCCGTAAGGAAGAGCGCTTCTGGGGCACCCTTGGCACCGCCGTGGGTAGTCTTAAGTTCCAGTTCTGGCTCGACGAGCGCAACAAGTATGTCGTAGGTAATGCCAGCACCCGGAAGTTGCATTTTGGTAAGGTCATGGGCATGAAGGATGTCGGTCCCCTGGCAGCCAAGGCCGATTTCAAGATTGATATCAGCAAGCCCCGCACCGCCGCCATGCGTCGCAAGTTGGGTGGCAAACTGCCTATAGGTGCTGTTAATGCCACCATCGATGATTGCAGTTATAAAGGCGTTCATGTGCGCAATGTGGCCGTTACTGTAAATAGCAATGGCGCTGAGGCTACAGGCGATGTTATCCAGCGTGGCAACTGGCGCGACATCTCCTGTTCATTCTCGTTTACCGATACCAACCAGATGCACAAGCTCAAGGTAAGTCGTGGTCGTATGAAGTTTCATAAGATGACCGACGAGGCCAAGCAGGCCAAACGCGAGCGCAAAGAGGCCCGTAAAGCCGAGCGCCAGGCCAAGCGCGACGCCAAGAAAGCCGAGAAAGCCGCCAAGAAAGCCGAGAAATCAAAGAAAAAGTCGTTTTTGTTTTTTTAG
- a CDS encoding sensor histidine kinase, with protein MKKVFVLLLVVCFSVGIAQAQQATKSELHQRAESEMQKGSVAGARFSFIRAFEEYTRQGQLKVGMECATRGAALYYKDNYWKEAFDLLRRADAEIDARSKNAKEKAALHYIITKERLAMYIKLRKSDSAKDQLGLMETQVTYAADEELKNDLLYNKAVYHYSFGQNAQGNEVFKEMAGKLTASKQYDKVDEVYKTLIANARRSGNANMVAQSYSNYLAWKDSVNTLKHADEIGALKKQISDNEAKIDDQASSLTARQAIIVGLCILAVALAAGLVLGGIVLMRFILLTRKQKKLINLANENNALKAKFISNISAQLNPTLHKLDAKIPEVKALLDFSEHIATLSDLENTIDQGVETADVQLTPFCNELVDAIKSKVNPGVVVKTNVPALSVNMNKEYVQHILQHLLANAAIYAPKDGTIWLEYKKRGAHVHQFLVSNTGEPIPEDKRDDVFKPFTEVKDFTEGDGLGLPICKQMAIKMKGDLDIDPEFTKGTRFVLLLHS; from the coding sequence ATGAAAAAGGTTTTTGTTCTTCTGTTAGTCGTGTGCTTCAGTGTGGGCATTGCCCAGGCTCAGCAAGCCACGAAGAGTGAGTTACATCAGCGTGCCGAGAGCGAAATGCAGAAAGGTAGTGTGGCAGGTGCCCGCTTTAGCTTTATCCGCGCTTTCGAAGAGTACACCCGTCAGGGCCAGTTAAAGGTTGGCATGGAGTGTGCCACTCGTGGTGCTGCTTTGTATTACAAGGATAACTATTGGAAAGAGGCTTTCGATTTGCTTCGCCGTGCCGATGCTGAGATTGATGCACGTAGCAAGAATGCTAAGGAGAAGGCTGCCCTCCATTACATCATCACTAAAGAGCGCTTGGCCATGTACATCAAGCTGCGCAAGAGTGATAGCGCCAAGGATCAGCTTGGCCTGATGGAGACCCAGGTTACCTACGCTGCCGACGAAGAACTCAAGAACGACCTTCTTTATAATAAAGCCGTATATCATTACTCATTCGGACAGAATGCCCAGGGTAATGAGGTGTTCAAGGAGATGGCCGGTAAGCTTACCGCCTCTAAGCAGTACGACAAGGTTGACGAGGTTTACAAAACCCTGATTGCCAATGCCCGTCGTAGTGGCAATGCCAATATGGTGGCACAGTCGTACAGCAACTATCTGGCTTGGAAAGATTCGGTTAACACCTTGAAGCATGCCGATGAGATTGGCGCACTGAAAAAGCAGATTTCTGACAACGAGGCTAAGATCGACGATCAGGCCAGCTCGCTCACAGCGCGCCAGGCCATTATCGTAGGTCTGTGCATCCTGGCAGTAGCTCTGGCTGCAGGTTTGGTATTGGGTGGTATTGTATTGATGCGCTTTATCCTGCTTACCCGTAAGCAGAAGAAGCTCATTAACCTGGCCAACGAGAACAATGCCCTCAAGGCCAAGTTCATCAGCAATATCTCAGCCCAGCTTAATCCTACACTCCACAAGCTCGATGCCAAGATTCCCGAGGTTAAGGCCCTGCTCGATTTCTCTGAGCATATCGCCACCCTCTCTGATCTTGAGAACACCATCGATCAGGGGGTAGAAACAGCCGATGTACAGCTCACCCCATTCTGCAACGAGCTGGTCGACGCTATCAAGAGCAAGGTTAACCCAGGCGTGGTAGTAAAAACTAACGTGCCCGCCTTGAGCGTTAATATGAATAAGGAGTATGTACAGCATATCCTGCAGCACCTGCTGGCTAATGCTGCTATCTATGCTCCAAAGGATGGTACTATCTGGTTGGAATACAAGAAGCGTGGTGCACACGTTCACCAGTTCCTGGTATCTAACACCGGCGAGCCTATCCCCGAGGATAAGCGCGACGACGTATTCAAGCCATTTACCGAGGTGAAGGACTTTACCGAGGGCGACGGTCTTGGCTTGCCTATCTGTAAGCAGATGGCCATCAAGATGAAGGGTGACCTCGATATCGATCCCGAGTTCACCAAGGGTACACGCTTTGTGCTGTTGTTACATTCTTAA
- a CDS encoding DNA-binding protein — protein MAIKVIAQRRELKIGNKPGKRFIMRPELYSPIQEKKVFAEAATHSGISAGVIKAAWDAAGEVIRTWATEGHSVPLPGLGTMRFGVRSKAVENLEDVKTGLISVRRIIFTPNVDVKDELKNTSIQITCLDEDGKVLKRVTSGDSGDIEDPDQPSNGGNTGGNTGGNTGGGGNHNEPIGD, from the coding sequence ATGGCGATTAAAGTAATTGCTCAGCGCCGAGAGCTTAAAATCGGCAACAAACCTGGTAAGCGATTCATTATGCGTCCTGAGCTGTATAGCCCTATCCAGGAGAAGAAAGTGTTCGCAGAGGCAGCCACCCACTCGGGTATCTCTGCAGGTGTAATTAAGGCAGCTTGGGATGCTGCAGGTGAAGTAATCCGTACGTGGGCCACCGAGGGTCACTCAGTACCACTGCCAGGTCTGGGTACCATGCGATTCGGAGTGCGCAGTAAGGCCGTTGAGAACCTGGAGGACGTAAAGACTGGATTGATCAGTGTTCGTCGCATTATCTTTACCCCTAACGTGGACGTTAAGGACGAGCTGAAGAATACCAGCATCCAGATTACCTGCCTGGACGAGGATGGCAAAGTGCTGAAGCGTGTGACCAGCGGTGATAGCGGCGATATCGAGGATCCCGACCAGCCATCGAACGGTGGTAATACCGGTGGAAACACTGGTGGCAATACCGGTGGCGGTGGAAACCATAATGAGCCCATCGGAGACTAA
- a CDS encoding OmpA family protein, giving the protein MKKLLLLLLAMVAFSATADAQGFLKKLKDKALEKAKDKIENKVERTVDKEMDAVLDGKKSEKTSKAKKQAEDAAEAVDDTPDAVGQNQKSDFVRGSVILFQDDFANEQMGEFPSKWDVSDGSLETASINGKKYAHSNAPDSRFSPLMENMKSYLPDVFTLEWDEFFCKAGDIPDFPFEFQFLDASGNQTGHIYLRYRPGNPDCYGNYTFKKGGGIDQNVGGSMDWDHLKQYTKVGQWNHFAISFNKRAFKFYLNGTRIINLPNVAAPARFEFIIQDENPYRGVANVVLAKGAVELYQRQTTDLSAVEKAIAETGKFVTNNILFETGKATLKPESMEEIQKVADYMKKNPSVRFEVQGHTDNQGSDKINDPLSQQRAEAVVKALAQLGCDEFNLRAVGKGSHEPVADNKTDAGRAQNRRVEFIKK; this is encoded by the coding sequence ATGAAAAAACTATTATTACTATTGTTGGCTATGGTTGCTTTTAGTGCAACGGCCGATGCGCAGGGCTTTCTGAAGAAGTTGAAGGATAAAGCCCTCGAAAAAGCAAAAGACAAGATTGAGAACAAGGTTGAGCGCACCGTTGATAAGGAGATGGATGCAGTGCTCGACGGTAAAAAATCCGAGAAAACATCGAAAGCTAAAAAGCAAGCCGAGGATGCAGCCGAAGCGGTCGACGACACCCCCGATGCCGTAGGTCAGAACCAGAAGAGCGACTTTGTTCGTGGTAGCGTCATTCTGTTCCAGGACGACTTTGCTAACGAGCAGATGGGTGAGTTCCCTTCAAAATGGGATGTCAGTGATGGTAGCTTGGAGACAGCCTCTATTAATGGTAAGAAGTATGCGCACAGTAATGCCCCCGACTCACGATTCTCGCCGCTGATGGAGAATATGAAGTCGTACCTGCCCGATGTGTTCACCCTCGAGTGGGATGAGTTCTTCTGTAAGGCTGGCGATATCCCCGATTTCCCCTTCGAGTTCCAGTTCCTTGATGCAAGTGGCAACCAGACGGGCCATATATATCTGCGCTATCGCCCAGGCAATCCCGATTGTTATGGCAACTATACCTTTAAGAAGGGTGGTGGTATCGATCAGAATGTTGGTGGCAGCATGGATTGGGATCATTTAAAGCAATACACCAAGGTTGGTCAGTGGAATCATTTCGCCATCTCGTTCAACAAGCGTGCTTTTAAGTTCTACCTCAATGGCACGCGCATCATCAATCTGCCTAATGTAGCAGCCCCTGCTCGTTTCGAGTTCATTATCCAGGACGAGAATCCCTATCGTGGCGTTGCCAATGTGGTGCTTGCCAAGGGTGCAGTAGAGCTCTATCAGCGCCAGACTACCGATCTCTCAGCTGTAGAGAAAGCCATCGCCGAGACGGGTAAGTTCGTCACCAATAATATCCTGTTCGAAACGGGCAAGGCTACCCTGAAGCCCGAGTCGATGGAGGAAATTCAGAAGGTGGCCGACTATATGAAGAAGAACCCCAGTGTGCGTTTCGAGGTGCAGGGCCATACCGATAATCAGGGCTCCGATAAAATCAACGATCCCCTTTCGCAGCAGCGTGCCGAGGCCGTTGTTAAGGCACTCGCTCAGTTAGGTTGCGACGAGTTCAACCTCCGTGCCGTAGGCAAAGGCAGTCACGAACCCGTAGCCGATAACAAGACCGATGCCGGCCGCGCCCAGAACCGCCGTGTGGAGTTTATTAAGAAATAA
- the ribH gene encoding 6,7-dimethyl-8-ribityllumazine synthase, protein MATKNLSEYDITTVPDASNMIFGVVVAEWNPEITGALLDGCVSTLEKHGALPENIHVKTVPGSFELIYGAHQMTLNDGYDAVIILGCVIRGETPHFDYICQGVTEGVARLNATSNIPVVFGLLTTNDQQQALDRAGGRLGNKGDECAVVAIKMAKF, encoded by the coding sequence ATGGCTACTAAAAACTTATCGGAATACGATATTACCACAGTGCCCGACGCTTCGAACATGATCTTCGGAGTTGTCGTGGCCGAGTGGAATCCCGAAATAACTGGCGCCCTGCTCGACGGATGTGTTAGCACACTCGAAAAGCATGGCGCTTTGCCTGAAAATATCCATGTTAAGACGGTGCCTGGTAGCTTCGAGCTGATTTATGGCGCTCACCAGATGACCCTTAATGATGGTTACGATGCCGTCATTATTCTTGGTTGCGTGATTCGTGGCGAGACTCCTCACTTCGATTACATCTGCCAGGGCGTTACCGAGGGTGTGGCTCGTCTTAATGCAACAAGCAATATCCCTGTAGTCTTCGGTTTGCTCACCACCAACGACCAGCAGCAGGCACTCGACCGTGCCGGTGGCCGCTTGGGTAATAAGGGTGATGAGTGTGCCGTTGTAGCCATCAAGATGGCAAAGTTCTAA
- a CDS encoding tetratricopeptide repeat protein — translation MANTTNQQQAAQTAEQSLNQSEAFFFKYKKAIGAAVAAIVIIIAGVVLYKTYVSGPKEVKASTAIAKGQELFMAGDYQKALNGDSASFKGFVKLADEFSSTAAGNLANLYAGLCYAKLNKWEDAAKYLEEFDGADDQMISPAAEGALGNAYAHLNQLDKAVSHLKSAAEKADNNSLSPTFLIQAGEILESQGKNDEALKLYQEVKEKYFNSMAYQTIDGYIERVSSK, via the coding sequence ATGGCAAATACAACAAATCAACAGCAGGCCGCCCAGACAGCTGAGCAGAGCCTGAATCAGAGTGAGGCTTTCTTCTTTAAGTACAAGAAGGCCATTGGTGCTGCCGTAGCAGCAATTGTAATCATCATCGCTGGTGTGGTTCTGTACAAGACCTACGTTAGCGGTCCTAAGGAGGTTAAGGCTAGCACAGCTATCGCCAAGGGTCAGGAGCTCTTCATGGCAGGCGATTATCAGAAGGCTTTGAATGGCGACAGCGCCAGCTTCAAGGGCTTTGTAAAGCTCGCCGACGAGTTCAGCAGCACAGCAGCTGGTAACCTGGCAAACCTTTATGCCGGTCTCTGCTACGCTAAGCTTAACAAGTGGGAGGATGCTGCTAAGTACCTCGAGGAGTTCGATGGTGCCGACGATCAGATGATTTCTCCAGCTGCCGAGGGTGCTCTGGGTAACGCTTATGCACACCTGAACCAGCTCGACAAGGCTGTATCACACCTGAAGAGCGCTGCCGAGAAGGCCGACAACAACTCTTTGTCGCCCACCTTCCTTATCCAGGCTGGTGAGATTCTCGAGAGCCAGGGTAAGAACGATGAGGCCCTGAAGCTGTATCAGGAGGTTAAAGAGAAGTACTTCAACTCTATGGCTTATCAGACTATCGATGGCTATATTGAGCGTGTTTCATCAAAATAA
- a CDS encoding smalltalk protein, with translation MTKKETLKFIVQMIASIATAIVTALGATSCIGA, from the coding sequence ATGACAAAGAAAGAAACATTAAAGTTTATCGTGCAGATGATTGCCAGTATCGCTACAGCGATTGTAACGGCCCTGGGCGCGACATCGTGCATCGGGGCTTAG
- a CDS encoding LuxR C-terminal-related transcriptional regulator, whose translation MKNQKMYEADDKMISLIRDNYDLLQALGSFGINLGFGDKTVRETCEDNDVDTYTFLAVVNFAMNGYGEFDNDEQISVPTLLHYLQASHAYFLEFQLPYIRRELSESLDENDSLGRLILKFYDEYAHEIRRHMQYEQKTLFPYVQQLIDGEPANDYNVETFSKHHGAADKKLRELKLLIIKYLPQDGLHNNQLTATLHDIYENEVWLRQHAMVEDHIFVPAIRRLEQITKQQDVTRNISGMVFGNATAQNPDALSDREKDVIISLVQGMSNKEIADHLCISINTVITHRRNIARKLQIHSPAGLTIYAIVNGLVDISTVKL comes from the coding sequence ATGAAGAATCAGAAGATGTATGAAGCGGACGATAAAATGATATCACTGATCCGCGATAACTACGATTTGTTGCAGGCACTTGGAAGCTTTGGCATAAACCTGGGTTTTGGAGATAAGACGGTACGCGAAACCTGCGAAGACAATGATGTGGACACCTACACATTCCTGGCAGTGGTGAACTTCGCCATGAACGGTTATGGTGAGTTTGACAACGACGAACAGATCAGCGTGCCTACCCTGCTGCACTATCTGCAGGCCAGCCACGCCTATTTTCTGGAGTTCCAGCTGCCTTACATTCGCAGAGAGCTGAGCGAGAGTCTGGATGAGAACGACTCGCTGGGCCGACTGATACTGAAATTCTACGACGAGTATGCCCACGAGATACGTCGCCACATGCAGTACGAGCAGAAAACCTTGTTCCCCTACGTACAGCAGCTGATAGATGGCGAGCCTGCCAATGATTACAACGTAGAGACATTCTCGAAGCACCACGGTGCTGCCGACAAGAAATTGCGCGAGCTGAAACTGCTGATTATTAAATATCTGCCACAGGACGGACTGCACAACAACCAGCTTACCGCCACACTGCACGATATTTACGAGAACGAGGTTTGGTTGCGCCAGCACGCGATGGTTGAGGACCATATTTTTGTGCCTGCCATCCGCCGATTGGAGCAGATTACCAAGCAGCAGGACGTGACACGCAACATTTCGGGTATGGTGTTTGGCAATGCCACCGCACAGAATCCCGATGCGCTGAGCGACCGTGAAAAGGATGTGATTATTTCGCTGGTGCAGGGTATGTCGAACAAGGAGATAGCCGATCACTTGTGTATATCAATCAACACGGTGATTACCCACCGCCGCAACATAGCCCGCAAGCTACAAATACATTCACCAGCCGGATTGACCATCTATGCAATAGTCAATGGGCTGGTGGACATATCAACTGTAAAGTTATAA